TGTGCTGTGCCAAGCAAACCGAAAACTGTCGTACCAACACAAGCCAGGCGCATCCAACGTTTCATACGCGTCTCTCCTCACCTTCCCCACCCCAGCACCAGCCAGTCGCCTCCACCGTCGCATTTTCTCTATGGCCGTTGCGCAAGCCACACCCGTCAGGAAGAAGCTGTAAGTGGCATCTCGTAGACCCTGTACCGCCTTACCAACTGCAGGCCGAGCTTGAGGATGGCATCCTTCATCGCAAAGTTGTCCTCGAGCACGTAGTTGGCCTCTAAACGTGCGCCCCGCGGCTGCAGCGCCTCGTAGGTCTTGACGTACAGCAGGGTGTCGATCCCCCGACGGTGAAATTCAGGAACGATGCCCAGTGCCCACATGCGATAGCTGTTCACCTTTTTTAGCCCAAACAGCAGCTTGAAAATCCCGAACGGGAAAAGTCGCCCATTGAGGCCGCGCAGCAGCTCGTTCACGTCCGGGAAGGCAATGGAAAAACCGATTGGTTGCCCAGCCGCTTCTGCGATAAAGACCACCTTCGGATCAAGGATAAGTTTGAGGCTACGCGCCATCTCGGCTGCCTCCGCGTCGGTCACCGGGGCATAGCCCCAATTGTGAGCAAGAGAGCGATTGGCAAGGTCGACGATCGTCCTCACTTCGCTGTTCAGCCGTTTCATGTCTATTGTCCGCACTCGCACCTGATGGCGCTCCTGAATGTGCTGTAGGTGGCGGACAAAGCGCTCTGGCAGCACATACCCGCCCGAGGCATCGCCTCGATATACCTCCAGGTCCTTCACCTTGCGCAAGCCGAAGGCCTCCATCTGGCGGTTGTAGAACGGCGGATTGTACGGCGACATTATCGTGGGCGGGTAGTCAAAGCCCTCGACGATAAAGCCCCAGTTCTGTGACTCGAAGCTTATCGGCCCGCGCATGGCAGTCATGCCCCGCGCCTGTAGCCACCCCTGGGCAGCGCCCAGCAGGGCAGCGGCGACCTGGTCATCGTCAACGCACTCGTAGGAGCCGAAGAAGCCGATAGAGGTGCCCCAGTAGTCGTTGGCATGGCGATCCACAAAGGCGGCGATACGCCCCACGGGCTGGCCGCCGTCCCAGGCCAAAAACAGCGCACAATCGCAATGCAGCAGCATCGGGTTGGTCGTCGGCCGGAGCTGTTTACGCTGTTCGCTGCGCAATGGTGGCACCCAGTAAGGATCTCCCTTGTACAAGCGGTAGGGCAGAGCCACAAAGGCCCTCTCCTCCCGCCAGGACCGGACATGCCTGATTTCCATGGAGCCTCCCGAGTAAAGAGTCAGTTACCAGCGTGGGGCGATCTTTCTGCGGCGCGCACGAGGGCTCTTACGCCCGGCGGTGCTCAACTCCGCAGCAGGTCTACGCAGGCGCACGTGCCGCGGGCATCAGTTCACCATCGGCAAAGCCTAACCTCACTGCACCTCCACGGGAGCTGGGCGTGCCTCTCGGAAAACCGGCGAACTGCGGGCCAAGTTCACGGAGCATGGCCCGCACAAGCTCACAGCTACTTTCCCATCACTTCCAGAGCCCGGTTGATATCCGAGACATCCAAGATCACCACGCCTCGTTCTTGCCCTGGGCTCATGGTGCCGTAGCAGTACTCGATGTTGACCCCGGCTTCGCCCAAGGCGAGGGCAAGCTTTGCCAGGGCGCCCGGCTGGTTTTCCAGCTCGGCGGCCAACACCTCCCGCTCCTCCACCTCGTAGCCAAGCGCGCTGAGGGTCTTCAGGGCCTTTTGCGTGTTGGAGACCCACAGCTTGGCCACATCGCCGAACACGCCGATGGCTTCGATGTTGATCTTGCGCCGCGCGAGCTCCTGGCACAACTGGCCCACAGTTCCAGGGCGGTTCTCCACCACCACGAATACTTCCTTGATCTTCAGCATGGGCCCCTCCGCATGGCTATGCCTACCCCTTTTCACACCCGATAGGCTCCTGCCCCTCAATCGGGCAAAGCTGGGTGCCGCAGATGAAAGTCAGTGGCGTCCTGATATGCCTTGGCCACCCTCAACAAATCCGCCTCGCCGAACAGTTTTCCTACGAAAGTGATGCTCGTCGGTGTGCCTTTTTCGGTAAAGCCGTTTGGCACTACCACGCAAGGATGACCCGTGAGATTGGTGAGGAGAAGGTTGTTGCCGCCAAAGGTTGGCACCACGTAGACATCGACCTGAGCCATGACCTTGGCCATCTCCTGCATGAGCAGCGTCCGCACGCGATTGGCCTGAATGTACTCCACCGCAGGGATGAGCCGGGAATGCCTGAACACGTTCGGCCAGGCGTTCTTGACCTGGCGCACCATCAGGTCGTCGCGGTTGCTGCGTGTCAATTCGTCGAAGGCGGCTGCCGCCTCGGCATTGAGGATGAACTGCAGGGCATCCACGGGCAAATCAGGCAGCGCGATGGGCACCAAGTCGACGCCCAGAGAACGGAGCGTGTGCAAGACTGCGGTGTCGCGCAACGAGGCTTCCTGGTCGCGCCGCGGGTCCTCGAAGGCGCTCTGCACAAAACCCACGCGGATCTTCCGCAGGTCAGCACGGGGGTCCCATGCAAACGGCACGTCCACTACGGTGAGGTCCTTGCCATCCGGCCCGCAGATGGCCTCGAACACCAAGGCGCAATCCTCCACAGACCGGCTGATGGGACCGAGCTTGTCCATGCTCCAACTGAGGGCCATGGCGCCGAAACGGCTCACTCTGCCGAAGGTCGGGCGCAGGCCGGTCACCCCGCAGCGCGTACAGGGTGAGACAATCGAACCGTAGGTCTCGCTGCCAATAGAGAAGGCCACCAGGCCAGCCGCAGTAGCTGATGCCGGTCCCGCAGAGGAGCCGCTGGAGCCCTGTTCTACGTTCCACGGGTTGCGCGTCTGGCCGCCATACCACACGTCGCCCCAGGCCAGCTCCCCCAAGCTGAGTTTGGCGACCAGAACAGCACCCGCCTGGTCCAGACGCTGCACCACGGTGGCGTCATAGTCGAGCACTTGATCTTTGAACGGGACGCTGCCCCAAGTGGTTTTGTAGCCGCGCGTCGCCAACAGATCCTTTGCGCCCCATGGCAGCCCGTGCAACGGGCCACGCCGCTTGCCTGCGGCCAACTCCTCGTCCGCGCGCCTTGCCTGCTCCATGGCGCGTTCCTCGGTCAGCGTCACCACACACTTCAAGTGGGGGTCATAGCGGCGCAGGCGGTCCAGATACATCTGGGTGAGCTCCCGCGAGCTCACCTTGCGGGTGCGCAACAATTCGCCGAGGTACGTCACCGGCCAAAAAGCCACAGCTTCCAGCCGAGAGGGTAACGGCGGAAGTTGCACACGACTGCGCCGGTTCCTGATCTTTTTGACCGCAATGGTCAGGCCTGGCGGGATTGGGTTGAACTGCAACGCCGGAGGTACGCTGTTGTCCAGGGGGATGGCGCGCAGCTTTTCGAAGGCAGCGAGGTTCTCATTGACGCCGTCCATGAGCAGATCGCGCTCTGGTTCGGTGAACTCCAGCCCAGCGACCGCTTCGGCCCCCTTCACCATCTCCTTCTCCACCCGCAGTCTGCGCGCTTCTTGTAGCCGGGACCATGCGCCCCCGAAAAACAATCCAAGAAAGGAGCCAAGCGCTGAGTATCCCACGAACCTCCGCCTGCTGATTCCCGCCGAGGGAGCGTCGATCTTCGAGGCCGTCCTCCCCATCGCATTCCTCCTGAAAACTCGCTCCGTTGTCTCCTCACCTTGTCGGTGCATGCCAGCCTTTCGCCAGAAAGCCTCTTCTACCCCTTCAAGCCGGTGAGCGTAATGCCCCTCACGAAGTAGCGCTGCGCGACGAAAAAGATGCCGACAATCGGCAACATTACGCACACGGCCGCCGCCATCTGGTACGGCCATTTGGTGACGTGCATGTTGTGGAAGAAGGCGATACCCACCTCCACCGGCCGCATATCCATCTGCGTGGTGACGATCAATGACCAGAGAAAGTCGCGCCACACGGCCATAAACGAGAAGATGCCCAACGTGGCCAGCGCCGGTTTTGACAAGGGGAGGGCAATGCGCCAGTAAATGTGAAATGTGGAGGCGCCATCAATGCGCGCCGCATCCTCCAGATCCCTGGGCAGCGTCAAGAAGAACTGGCGCAGCAAGAATATGCCCCACACGCTGCTGGCAAAGTAGAGAATGAGTCCCTGGTAGGTATTCACCCAGCCAAAGGCATCCACAATGAGAAAAGCGGGGATTATCGTCACGATCACCGGGATCATCATCGTGGCGATGTACAGGCCAAAAAGGCGATCCCGCCCGCGGAAGTGTAGCCGCGCAAAGGCAAATGCCGCCATGGAGCACACCAGCAGTTGCAGCACCACGGCGCCGACGCTCATGATGATAGAATTCAAGAAAAACCGCCCGAACGGCAACAACGTCAATGCCTCGCGGTAGTTGGACCACAGAAACCTGCTCGGCCATAGCTTGGGCGGATACTGGCTCACTTCGAGCTCGTTCATGAAGGAGGTCATCACCATCCAGATGAAGGGGACGAGCATGGACAGGGCCAAGCCCAGGAGCGCCGCGTAGATGAGCACGCGCCCCAGCACCTTTGCTGCTCTTTGCGCACGTGTCGCTTTCATATGACTCTCTGCGATGTCACCTTACTCCCATCTTTCTCACCGCAAGGCGCGCCCCATCCTCGGCCGCGGCCAACCGCCAGGATTAGCTGTACTCCACCCGCCTGCCGATGAGGCGGAACTGAATGAGCGTGATGACCAAGATGATGGAAAACAGCACCCAGGCCATCGCTGAGGCTCTCCCCATGCGCAGGTATTCCCACGCATTTTGGTAGATGTGATAGACCACGACATCGGTGGCGCGAGCCGGCCCGCCCTGGGTCATCACCCACACGGAGGTGAAGACCTGAAATGAGCCGATGATCGCCGTCACCAGGATGAAGAACGTGGTTGGTTTGAGCAAAGGTAAGGTCACGCGACGGAAGCGCTGCCAGGCGTTGGCCCCATCGATGATGGCCGCCTCGTAGAGAAAGTCCGGTATGCCCTGCAGCCCGGCCAGAAAAATCACCATCTGGTAGCCAATCTGCATCCAGATGGTCATGACCATCAGGGACACGAGGGCGGTGTTCGGGCTGCTCAGGCCACTCCAGGTGCCGAGGCCCAACAGCCGCAACAGGTAGTTGATGAGCCCGAACTGCGGCTCGTAGAGCCACTGCCACACCATGGCGATGGCCACAAAAGAGGATACGCTTGGCAAGAAGTACAGAGTCCGCAGCAGGTTCACCCCTTTGATGCGCTGATTCATCATCATCGCCACCGCCAAGGAGATGGTCATCGCTACCGGCACTTGCAGAGTGTAGAGCGCCGTGTTTTTGAGCGCGTTCAGGAAGAGTCGGTCCGTGAAGATCGACCTGTAGTTGTCCAGGCCCACGAAAGGCTTGGTGGGCATGATCACGTCCCAGCGGTGCACGCTCAGGTAGAGGGAGAAGAGCAGCGGAGCCAGCACGAACACCAGCAGATGCGCAAACGACGGCAGCAAGAAGGCATAGCCCTCTGCGGTCACACGGCGCTCCCTGTGGCGGGCCAGGACAAGATTCGCCAAACCTGCGCTAAGGGAAACCAGCCCCACGATGAACAAGAAGCGCAACACGAATCCGCGCTCAGAACCTGGCTTGGCGGCCACCACCGGCGTTTCGCGCGCCTCGGCGAACTCCTGGTCGATCTTGCGCGCTGCGTCGGTGAACATCGCGTGCAGGTCCCAACCGCGATAGAGCACAAGGTCCACGGCGTCTTTCACCAGCTCTTCCACGCGGCGGAACTGCTCCACCACCGTTCCCCACGGTTGCCGGCAGTAAGGCACCTCGTCCAGAAACACTTGCTCCAAGCCGAAGGGGTCGAGCTCTGCCTGTTTCTGGGCCACTTCGACGATGGCCGGGATAGCGATCAGCGACTCGATGCGCTGCATGCCAGCCCACTTGCCACCCAAAAAGGCTGCCAACTCCATGGCCAGCTCCGGGTGCGGCGTCCCTTTCGGCACGCACCATCCTGCCTCGTACATGACGGTGACGTGCTTGCCGCCGGTAGGTGTGGGCAGCGGCGCCACACCCACTTCCAGCTCGCCGCGCCTCATGTACTCCTGGATGGTGGTCAGTAGCCAGTGCCCGCTCACCACCATGCCGATCCGCCCGGTGAAGAAGAGCCGGGTGATGCCGCCACTCTCGGCTGCGGCGTACTGCGCGTGCGGGGCGACCTGGTGTTTCACCCGCAGGTCAATGAGAAACTGAACCGCCTCCTCAGTAGCCGGCGAGTTCAAGTAGCCCGTGGCTTTGCTACCATCTGGGCTGAGAATGTCGCCGTTGTTCATCCACACGAATGGCTGCCAGTAGAAGAGGTAGGTGGAAAAGGCGGTGCCGAACTGGTCAGTCCGACCGTCTCCGTCCACATCCTTGGTGAGCTGCTTTGCCAGACCCAGATAGTCCTCCCACGTCCAGCCCCGCTGGGGATAGGGCAAACCAGCCTCGTCAAACATCCGGCGATTGTAGTACATCGCGATAGGATTAAAGTCCTTGGGGAAGGCGTACAGCGCGCTGTCGCGCATGCCGATTTTGAGCACATTGGGAAAGTAGATCGACAGGTCGATGCCCTTGGCCCGGGCAAAGGGCATGAGGTCTAAGAGCAGTCCGCGGTTGATGAACGTGGGCATGATGACCGAGTCGAGGAGGAACACATCGGGCGGCGAGCCGGCGGCGATGGCCGACAGCACTTTCTCCTTGTAGTTAGAAGCGGGAATGGATTCAACGCGGACCTCCACCCCAGGATGCCGACGCGCAAACTCGTCGGCGATGGCTTGCTCGCTCTTCACCTCCTCGGCACCACCCCAGTTAGCCACCCGCAACACCACGGTCTCCGCCGGCCACGCTCTACCGTAAAGCATGCCGCACAAGGTCATGATGCATGCGAGCAATCTAAGAGGAGCACACCAATTCTCCACCAAGCGCCGCCTCCTCATAGGGCCACCAGCCAAGCTTCAGGCCAGTTCAGACAGACCACTCCAACCCGTGGCGCGCAAAAAGCCGCTGCAATTCGAACTCTACCGGGGCTTCCAGGCCGAGACCGTGCAGGGTTTCCACTTCGCGAAACACCTGTGCCGGCGGCCCGTCCATGACAATGCGCCCGCGATCCATGACGAGCAGGCGGTCCACGCCCAAAAGCTCCTCAGGATACTGGCTGATGAGCAGCGTAGAGACCTTGCAATTTGCGGCGGACTTTTGCTCGCGGTGCAAACTCTGGATCATGGCAACGATGGCCTCGCGGCCCTGCGGATCGAGAAGCGAAGTGGGCTCATCTAAGACCAGGTACTTGGGACGCATGGCCATCACCGCTGCCAAGGCGAGGCGCTGCTTTTCGCCGCCGGAAAGCAGATGCGGCGGGTGCTGGCGGTAGCCTGCCAGGTCGAACCGCTGCAGCGCCTCTTCCACTCGTGCGTGCATTTCCTCGTAGGGGATGCCGAGGTTTTCGAGGCCAAAGGCAATCTCTCGCTCCACCGTGGCCGAGACGATCTGGTTGTCCGGATTCTGGAAGACCATTCCCACCTTTTGGCGAATGGCCAGGTGATTGGCAGGGTCCCTGGTGTCCAGGCCATCCACAAGCACCTTGCCAACCGTGGGCACCAGGAGAGCGTTGAGACAGCGGGCCAAGGTGGTTTTGCCCGAACCGTTGGCACCCATGAGGCCAAGGGATTGGCCCTCGTCGATGACCAACGAGACGCGGTCCAGGGCAAGACAGCCGCCGCCATCTTGTCCGGGGTAAGAAAGGCTGACGTCGACGACTTCGATCAAGCTGCTCCTCGCGAAATGAGGCCGCACATTCGTCTTTGCAAATATAACATTTTTGTTGACCCAGTCAACGCTTTTTCTTAAATTGCGGTGGCAGGCCGTGAAGAAAGGCAGCCACTGCTTCGCACCGAGGAGTCGCACATGTCGTTGCTTCCGAAGGCGCCGCTGAGTATCTCCCTGCGCACAAAGCTTATCCTGAGCTTTGTCGTGGTGGTTCTGCTTTCGGGTACCATTGCGGCGTGGGTCGGTTTCCGTCTCATCGGCGATGTGGTGGTGCGACAGGCGCAGGACAAGGTGCGCAACGACCTCAACACCGCCCGTGCCCTGTATCGCAACAAATTGGAACGCATCCGTGATGTGGTGGAACTGACGTCGATTCGCTACTATGTCCGCGAGGGTATGGCCGCCGGCAACATCAAGGCCTTGGGCAGGGAACTACAGCGCACCTTGGAGATGGAGTCCCTCGACGTATTGAGCGCTACGGATGCGCGGGGCAGAGTCATTTTCCGGGCGCGAAACCCTAGAGTGGCCGGTGACAGCCAGACGGAGGATGAGATCGTGCGGCGTGTACTGTTGACCGAGCAGACTGTGGCCGGCACGACCATTATTCCCCGCGAGGAGCTGCTGAAAGAGGGCCAGGACCTCGCAGAGCGGGCGCGCATCACCGTCATCCCCACGCCCATGGCCAAGCCCCGCCCAGCTGGCGAGGAGACCAGCGGTATGATGCTCAAGGCCGCCGCCCCGGTGCTCGACGAGGCCGGCAATGTGCTCGGCGTCATCTACGGCGGCGTGCTCCTGAACCGCTACTACGCCCTCGTGGACACCATCAAGCAGACCGTGTACCAGGGAGAAGTGTATAAGGGCAAGGAGATCGGCTCGGCCACCATCTTCCAGGGCGACCTACGGATTGCGACGAACGTCTTGCGCGAGGATGGCACGCGCGCTATCGGCACGCAGGTTTCAGCGGCGGTGTACGATCGCGTGTTGGTAGAGGGCCTACCATGGATTGAACGCGCCTTTGTCGTCAGCCATTGGTACATCACCGCCTATGAGCCCATCCGCAATCTATCTGGCAACATCATCGGCATTTTGTACGTGGGCATGCTGGAGCAAAAGTTCGCAGACCTGCGCCGGGCCACCCTCTTCACTTTCATGGGCATCACGCTGGCGGGGGTAGTGGGCGCCTTGCTCATCAGCATCGTGCTGGCCAACGGCATTCTCAAGCCGCTGCGTCGTCTTGCAGAGGCAACGCGGCAACTGGCCGAGGGCGACCTCACCCACAAGGTGCATGTGAACTCGCGAGATGAGATCGGCACCCTGGGGCACATGTTCAACTTCATGGCTGCCTCGCTGCTCGACCGCGACGAGCAGCTCAAGCAACGTGCGCAACAGACCATCATGCAATCCGAGCGCCTGGCCACGGTGGGGCAGTTGGCAGCCGGAGTCGCCCACGAGCTCAACAACCCGCTGGGCGGCATCCTGCTGTACGCTAACCTCCTTCTGGAAAAGGCGAAAGACGGCGACCCAATTAAGGAGGACCTGCAGGTCATCGTCCGGGAGACAGAGCGCTGCCGCAAGATCGTGCGCGGCCTGTTGGATTTCTCCCGGCAAACCAAGTTGGAGATGACCGTCACCGACCTCAACAAGATCATCACCACTACCCTCGACTTGGTGGTCACCCAGGCGATCTTCAAAGGGATCACCGTCACTCGCAACCTCAGTCCATTGTTGCCAAAGGT
This portion of the Calditrichota bacterium genome encodes:
- a CDS encoding extracellular solute-binding protein; its protein translation is MLYGRAWPAETVVLRVANWGGAEEVKSEQAIADEFARRHPGVEVRVESIPASNYKEKVLSAIAAGSPPDVFLLDSVIMPTFINRGLLLDLMPFARAKGIDLSIYFPNVLKIGMRDSALYAFPKDFNPIAMYYNRRMFDEAGLPYPQRGWTWEDYLGLAKQLTKDVDGDGRTDQFGTAFSTYLFYWQPFVWMNNGDILSPDGSKATGYLNSPATEEAVQFLIDLRVKHQVAPHAQYAAAESGGITRLFFTGRIGMVVSGHWLLTTIQEYMRRGELEVGVAPLPTPTGGKHVTVMYEAGWCVPKGTPHPELAMELAAFLGGKWAGMQRIESLIAIPAIVEVAQKQAELDPFGLEQVFLDEVPYCRQPWGTVVEQFRRVEELVKDAVDLVLYRGWDLHAMFTDAARKIDQEFAEARETPVVAAKPGSERGFVLRFLFIVGLVSLSAGLANLVLARHRERRVTAEGYAFLLPSFAHLLVFVLAPLLFSLYLSVHRWDVIMPTKPFVGLDNYRSIFTDRLFLNALKNTALYTLQVPVAMTISLAVAMMMNQRIKGVNLLRTLYFLPSVSSFVAIAMVWQWLYEPQFGLINYLLRLLGLGTWSGLSSPNTALVSLMVMTIWMQIGYQMVIFLAGLQGIPDFLYEAAIIDGANAWQRFRRVTLPLLKPTTFFILVTAIIGSFQVFTSVWVMTQGGPARATDVVVYHIYQNAWEYLRMGRASAMAWVLFSIILVITLIQFRLIGRRVEYS
- a CDS encoding carbohydrate ABC transporter permease; protein product: MKATRAQRAAKVLGRVLIYAALLGLALSMLVPFIWMVMTSFMNELEVSQYPPKLWPSRFLWSNYREALTLLPFGRFFLNSIIMSVGAVVLQLLVCSMAAFAFARLHFRGRDRLFGLYIATMMIPVIVTIIPAFLIVDAFGWVNTYQGLILYFASSVWGIFLLRQFFLTLPRDLEDAARIDGASTFHIYWRIALPLSKPALATLGIFSFMAVWRDFLWSLIVTTQMDMRPVEVGIAFFHNMHVTKWPYQMAAAVCVMLPIVGIFFVAQRYFVRGITLTGLKG
- a CDS encoding cache domain-containing protein; protein product: MSLLPKAPLSISLRTKLILSFVVVVLLSGTIAAWVGFRLIGDVVVRQAQDKVRNDLNTARALYRNKLERIRDVVELTSIRYYVREGMAAGNIKALGRELQRTLEMESLDVLSATDARGRVIFRARNPRVAGDSQTEDEIVRRVLLTEQTVAGTTIIPREELLKEGQDLAERARITVIPTPMAKPRPAGEETSGMMLKAAAPVLDEAGNVLGVIYGGVLLNRYYALVDTIKQTVYQGEVYKGKEIGSATIFQGDLRIATNVLREDGTRAIGTQVSAAVYDRVLVEGLPWIERAFVVSHWYITAYEPIRNLSGNIIGILYVGMLEQKFADLRRATLFTFMGITLAGVVGALLISIVLANGILKPLRRLAEATRQLAEGDLTHKVHVNSRDEIGTLGHMFNFMAASLLDRDEQLKQRAQQTIMQSERLATVGQLAAGVAHELNNPLGGILLYANLLLEKAKDGDPIKEDLQVIVRETERCRKIVRGLLDFSRQTKLEMTVTDLNKIITTTLDLVVTQAIFKGITVTRNLSPLLPKVMVDVGQMQQVLINIIMNAAEAMAGNGTLEVATWVTEGNGYVVTSIRDTGPGIPQEIRSKIFDPFFTTKPLGKGTGLGLSIAFGIIRKHNGIIEVESEVG
- a CDS encoding N-acetyltransferase is translated as MEIRHVRSWREERAFVALPYRLYKGDPYWVPPLRSEQRKQLRPTTNPMLLHCDCALFLAWDGGQPVGRIAAFVDRHANDYWGTSIGFFGSYECVDDDQVAAALLGAAQGWLQARGMTAMRGPISFESQNWGFIVEGFDYPPTIMSPYNPPFYNRQMEAFGLRKVKDLEVYRGDASGGYVLPERFVRHLQHIQERHQVRVRTIDMKRLNSEVRTIVDLANRSLAHNWGYAPVTDAEAAEMARSLKLILDPKVVFIAEAAGQPIGFSIAFPDVNELLRGLNGRLFPFGIFKLLFGLKKVNSYRMWALGIVPEFHRRGIDTLLYVKTYEALQPRGARLEANYVLEDNFAMKDAILKLGLQLVRRYRVYEMPLTASS
- a CDS encoding amidase, translating into MGRTASKIDAPSAGISRRRFVGYSALGSFLGLFFGGAWSRLQEARRLRVEKEMVKGAEAVAGLEFTEPERDLLMDGVNENLAAFEKLRAIPLDNSVPPALQFNPIPPGLTIAVKKIRNRRSRVQLPPLPSRLEAVAFWPVTYLGELLRTRKVSSRELTQMYLDRLRRYDPHLKCVVTLTEERAMEQARRADEELAAGKRRGPLHGLPWGAKDLLATRGYKTTWGSVPFKDQVLDYDATVVQRLDQAGAVLVAKLSLGELAWGDVWYGGQTRNPWNVEQGSSGSSAGPASATAAGLVAFSIGSETYGSIVSPCTRCGVTGLRPTFGRVSRFGAMALSWSMDKLGPISRSVEDCALVFEAICGPDGKDLTVVDVPFAWDPRADLRKIRVGFVQSAFEDPRRDQEASLRDTAVLHTLRSLGVDLVPIALPDLPVDALQFILNAEAAAAFDELTRSNRDDLMVRQVKNAWPNVFRHSRLIPAVEYIQANRVRTLLMQEMAKVMAQVDVYVVPTFGGNNLLLTNLTGHPCVVVPNGFTEKGTPTSITFVGKLFGEADLLRVAKAYQDATDFHLRHPALPD
- a CDS encoding ACT domain-containing protein, giving the protein MLKIKEVFVVVENRPGTVGQLCQELARRKINIEAIGVFGDVAKLWVSNTQKALKTLSALGYEVEEREVLAAELENQPGALAKLALALGEAGVNIEYCYGTMSPGQERGVVILDVSDINRALEVMGK
- a CDS encoding ATP-binding cassette domain-containing protein — its product is MIEVVDVSLSYPGQDGGGCLALDRVSLVIDEGQSLGLMGANGSGKTTLARCLNALLVPTVGKVLVDGLDTRDPANHLAIRQKVGMVFQNPDNQIVSATVEREIAFGLENLGIPYEEMHARVEEALQRFDLAGYRQHPPHLLSGGEKQRLALAAVMAMRPKYLVLDEPTSLLDPQGREAIVAMIQSLHREQKSAANCKVSTLLISQYPEELLGVDRLLVMDRGRIVMDGPPAQVFREVETLHGLGLEAPVEFELQRLFARHGLEWSV